A stretch of the Gammaproteobacteria bacterium genome encodes the following:
- a CDS encoding MerR family transcriptional regulator, with product MNTETLPPTDHRSGDELHTVGEVTALAKVTVRTLHHYDRIGLLVPSRRSENGYRLYGYEDLERLRQILLLRELGFGLDAIGQMLDAGAYDQRRALIAQRELLRERQHRPERIIAGVDRALEAMWEERPMAKEQMFEGLEDFDHEQYEDEARERWGGTDAYKESMRRTRRYSKDDWTRIKVEGEDVMARLAGLLEEGAHAASRAARGLAEEHRCHIDRWFYPCSHAMHAGLADMYVADPRFTEYFEKRGEGLASFFREAILANAARRRNVP from the coding sequence ATGAACACCGAAACGCTGCCGCCCACAGACCATCGCTCCGGCGATGAACTCCACACCGTGGGCGAGGTCACCGCCTTGGCCAAGGTCACCGTACGCACCCTGCACCACTACGACCGGATCGGGCTGCTGGTCCCGTCCCGGCGGTCCGAGAACGGCTACCGGCTCTACGGCTACGAGGACCTGGAGCGGCTGCGGCAGATCCTGCTGCTGCGTGAACTGGGGTTCGGGCTGGACGCGATCGGGCAGATGCTGGACGCGGGGGCGTACGACCAGCGGCGCGCGCTCATCGCCCAGCGCGAACTGCTGCGCGAGCGACAACACCGTCCAGAGAGAATCATCGCGGGCGTAGACCGCGCGCTCGAGGCGATGTGGGAGGAGAGACCGATGGCGAAGGAACAGATGTTCGAGGGGTTGGAGGACTTCGACCACGAGCAGTACGAGGACGAGGCCCGCGAGCGTTGGGGCGGGACGGACGCCTACAAGGAGTCGATGCGGCGCACGCGGCGCTATTCGAAGGACGACTGGACGCGGATCAAGGTCGAGGGCGAGGACGTGATGGCCCGCCTCGCCGGGCTGCTGGAGGAGGGAGCCCACGCCGCAAGCAGGGCCGCCAGAGGGCTCGCCGAGGAACACCGTTGCCACATCGACCGCTGGTTCTACCCGTGCAGCCACGCAATGCACGCGGGCCTGGCGGACATGTACGTCGCCGATCCGCGATTCACGGAGTACTTCGAGAAGCGCGGAGAAGGGCTGGCATCGTTCTTCCGGGAGGCGATCCTCGCGAATGCGGCGCGACGGAGAAACGTTCCGTAG
- a CDS encoding 3-hydroxybutyryl-CoA dehydrogenase, which translates to MNIQRVGVAGCGLMGSGIAEVAARAGFDVLVSEVDEGALEGGRSRIVKSMGRAVEKEKLSPAARDEAWGRMSFTTSLADMADRDLVIEAIVEDLAVKSELMGALDEITGPETIFASNTSSLTITEIAAATGRPDRVVGLHFFNPVPVMKLVEVVRTIATDEKVFDAAYRFARDLGKEPIKAKDNSGFVVNLLLVPYMLDAIRQLERGVASVEDIDRGMMLGTGYPMGPFLLCDFVGVDTTYRIAEIMFEEYRESRYAPPPLLKRLVALGRFGRKTGKGFYDWSAKPPRPLPL; encoded by the coding sequence GTGAACATTCAGCGAGTAGGGGTCGCCGGCTGCGGCCTCATGGGGAGCGGCATCGCCGAGGTCGCGGCCAGGGCCGGATTCGACGTCCTGGTGAGCGAAGTCGACGAAGGCGCGCTCGAAGGCGGCAGGAGCCGAATCGTCAAGTCGATGGGCCGGGCGGTGGAGAAGGAAAAGCTCTCCCCGGCGGCGCGTGACGAGGCCTGGGGCCGGATGTCGTTCACGACGTCGCTCGCGGACATGGCCGACCGGGACCTCGTGATCGAGGCGATCGTCGAGGACCTGGCCGTCAAGTCGGAGCTGATGGGCGCGCTGGACGAAATCACCGGTCCGGAGACCATCTTCGCATCCAACACCAGCTCGCTCACGATCACCGAAATCGCTGCTGCCACCGGTCGCCCCGACCGGGTGGTCGGACTCCATTTCTTCAATCCGGTGCCAGTGATGAAGCTGGTGGAAGTGGTCCGCACCATCGCGACCGACGAGAAGGTCTTCGACGCCGCCTACCGGTTCGCGCGCGACCTGGGCAAGGAGCCCATCAAGGCGAAGGACAACTCCGGTTTCGTCGTCAATCTGCTGCTCGTGCCCTACATGCTCGACGCGATTCGCCAACTGGAGCGGGGCGTGGCGTCGGTCGAGGACATCGACCGCGGGATGATGCTGGGAACCGGCTACCCGATGGGCCCGTTTCTCCTCTGCGATTTCGTCGGCGTCGACACGACGTACCGCATCGCGGAAATCATGTTCGAGGAATACCGGGAATCAAGATACGCCCCGCCGCCGCTTCTCAAGCGGCTTGTGGCGCTGGGCAGATTCGGGCGCAAGACCGGGAAGGGATTCTACGACTGGAGCGCGAAGCCGCCGCGTCCTCTGCCGCTGTAG
- the gyrB gene encoding DNA topoisomerase (ATP-hydrolyzing) subunit B yields MTEENATNNTEYTARQIQVLKGLSAVRKRPGMYIGSTSARGLHHLVYEVVDNSIDEAMAGFCTRVDVRIHADNSVTVIDDGRGIPVDIHPVEGMPGVEVAMTTLHAGGKFDKDTYKVSGGLHGVGVSVVNALSEQLDVEVKRDGKLYRQSYARGEKQTDLEVVGPAEGSGTRVTFKPDPEVLTELRFNFDTLSGRLREMAFLNRGLRISLRDERGSGDGAPDPGQYEEEVYQYEGGLVEYVAFLRGSRQPVHPEVCSFEVSREEAEIELALQYDSGFSENTHTFVNNINTHEGGTHLTGLKAALTRTINDYARRNKLFKKADESLSGDDVREGLTCVLSVKVREPQFEGQTKTKLGNSEVRGAVEMTVNEHLQIFLEEHPRAAKAIIQKSLQAARAREAARKARDLARKKNALEGGILPGKLADCSLSDPAMTELYLVEGDSAGGSAKQGRDRQYQAILPLKGKILNVERARIDKILSNDEIRAIITAIGAGIHEDFNIDKARYHKIIIMTDADVDGAHIRTLLLTFFFRQMKGLIDQGYVYIAQPPLYRVAKGKREFYAYSEEQREEYIQRFSNGKEAAKGVGIQRYKGLGEMNPDQLWRTTMDPEARTILRVDIDNASMAADLFDRLMGENVQPRREFIERNARYVKNLDV; encoded by the coding sequence ATGACCGAGGAAAACGCGACGAACAACACCGAGTACACGGCCAGACAAATCCAGGTATTGAAGGGGCTGTCCGCCGTTCGCAAGCGGCCCGGCATGTACATCGGATCGACTTCGGCGCGGGGCCTTCACCATCTCGTCTACGAAGTCGTGGACAACTCCATCGACGAAGCGATGGCGGGGTTCTGCACGCGCGTCGATGTCCGCATCCATGCCGACAATTCGGTGACCGTCATCGACGACGGGCGCGGCATCCCGGTCGACATCCACCCGGTCGAGGGCATGCCCGGGGTCGAGGTGGCCATGACCACGCTTCACGCGGGCGGGAAGTTCGACAAGGACACCTACAAGGTTTCGGGCGGACTTCACGGCGTCGGCGTCAGCGTCGTGAACGCCCTCTCCGAGCAGCTCGATGTCGAGGTCAAGCGGGACGGCAAGCTTTACCGCCAGAGCTACGCACGCGGCGAGAAGCAGACCGACCTGGAGGTCGTCGGCCCGGCGGAGGGAAGCGGCACGCGCGTCACCTTCAAGCCGGACCCCGAGGTCCTCACCGAGCTCCGCTTCAACTTCGACACTCTGTCGGGGCGCCTGCGCGAGATGGCCTTCCTCAACCGCGGACTGCGCATCAGCCTGCGCGACGAACGTGGATCGGGGGACGGGGCGCCGGATCCCGGACAGTACGAGGAGGAGGTCTACCAGTACGAAGGAGGTCTGGTCGAGTACGTGGCCTTCCTGCGCGGATCGCGCCAGCCGGTGCACCCCGAGGTGTGCTCGTTCGAGGTGAGCCGCGAGGAGGCCGAGATCGAGCTGGCCCTCCAGTACGACTCCGGCTTCTCGGAGAACACGCACACCTTCGTGAACAACATCAACACGCACGAAGGCGGCACCCACCTCACCGGCCTCAAGGCCGCGCTCACCCGCACCATCAACGACTACGCGCGCCGCAACAAACTCTTCAAGAAGGCCGACGAGAGCCTCTCCGGCGACGATGTGCGAGAAGGGCTCACCTGCGTCCTCAGCGTCAAGGTGCGCGAGCCCCAGTTCGAGGGCCAGACCAAGACCAAGCTCGGCAACTCCGAGGTGCGCGGCGCCGTCGAGATGACCGTCAACGAGCACCTGCAGATCTTTCTGGAGGAGCATCCCAGGGCCGCCAAGGCCATCATCCAGAAGTCGCTGCAGGCGGCGCGCGCCCGCGAGGCCGCACGCAAGGCCCGCGACCTGGCGCGCAAGAAGAACGCGCTCGAGGGGGGCATCCTCCCCGGCAAGCTCGCCGACTGCTCGCTCTCGGATCCCGCGATGACCGAACTTTACCTCGTGGAGGGAGACTCCGCGGGCGGGTCCGCCAAGCAGGGCAGGGACCGCCAGTACCAGGCCATCCTGCCGCTGAAGGGCAAGATCCTGAACGTGGAGCGTGCGCGCATCGACAAGATCCTCTCGAACGACGAGATCCGCGCCATCATCACCGCCATCGGCGCCGGAATCCACGAGGATTTCAATATCGACAAGGCGCGCTATCACAAGATCATCATCATGACCGACGCGGACGTGGACGGAGCGCACATCCGCACCCTCCTGCTGACCTTCTTCTTCCGCCAGATGAAGGGGTTGATCGACCAGGGTTACGTCTACATCGCCCAGCCGCCCCTCTACCGTGTCGCCAAGGGCAAGCGCGAGTTCTACGCCTACTCCGAGGAGCAGCGCGAGGAGTACATCCAGCGATTCTCCAACGGCAAGGAAGCGGCCAAGGGCGTCGGCATCCAGCGCTACAAGGGGCTCGGCGAGATGAACCCGGATCAGTTGTGGCGCACCACCATGGATCCCGAGGCGCGCACCATCCTGCGCGTGGACATCGACAACGCCAGCATGGCCGCGGATCTCTTCGACCGCCTCATGGGCGAAAACGTGCAGCCCCGCCGCGAGTTCATCGAAAGGAACGCCAGGTACGTCAAGAACCTGGACGTGTAG
- a CDS encoding acetyl-CoA C-acyltransferase, translating into MTGRAREIVFLSGKRTGFGAFGGSLKHLSATQLGVVSGRAAVEAAGLTPDRLDHVVYGNALQTSGDAIYLARHVGLGVGTPDRVPALTVNRLCGSGFQAIASGAHEILHGGARAVLCGGTESMSQAPHVVRGARWGNLRLGDPGRYFEDLLWTALEDTSCGLTMAQTAEELGDRYEVTREYSDEVAHRSHVRARAAWDEGRFADEVVPITIRTRKGEKEFAADEHIRADVSLEGLARLRPYFRKGGFVTAGNASGIGDGSASTVIADAEWAAGEGLSPIGRLVSWAFVGVEPKIMGIGPAPAARAALDRAGLALDDMELVEVNEAFAPQYASVERDLGLDPESTNVNGGAIAITHPLAASGTRLTIHLLHELRRRGARYGLGSACIGGGQGGAVVVEAFS; encoded by the coding sequence ATGACCGGCCGCGCGAGAGAAATCGTCTTCCTTTCCGGAAAGCGGACCGGCTTCGGGGCGTTCGGCGGATCGCTCAAGCATCTGTCGGCCACCCAACTGGGCGTCGTGTCGGGCAGGGCCGCGGTAGAGGCCGCCGGCCTCACGCCCGACCGGCTCGACCATGTCGTCTACGGGAACGCGCTCCAGACCTCGGGCGACGCCATCTACCTCGCCCGTCACGTCGGGCTGGGGGTGGGCACCCCCGACCGCGTTCCCGCCCTGACCGTCAACCGGCTGTGCGGCTCGGGCTTCCAGGCGATTGCCAGCGGGGCCCACGAGATCCTCCACGGCGGCGCCCGGGCGGTGCTCTGCGGCGGGACCGAGTCGATGAGCCAGGCGCCCCACGTGGTGCGCGGCGCCCGCTGGGGCAACCTGCGCCTGGGGGATCCCGGCCGCTACTTCGAGGACCTGCTCTGGACCGCCCTCGAGGACACCAGTTGCGGCCTCACCATGGCACAGACCGCCGAAGAACTCGGTGACCGGTACGAGGTGACGCGCGAGTACTCCGACGAGGTAGCGCACCGCAGCCATGTGCGCGCCCGGGCCGCCTGGGACGAAGGCCGCTTCGCCGACGAGGTCGTCCCCATCACCATCCGCACCCGCAAGGGCGAGAAGGAGTTCGCCGCCGACGAGCACATCCGCGCCGACGTCTCGCTGGAGGGGCTGGCCCGGTTGCGGCCGTACTTCCGCAAGGGCGGTTTCGTCACGGCCGGGAACGCGAGCGGCATCGGCGACGGATCGGCCAGCACCGTCATCGCCGACGCCGAGTGGGCCGCCGGCGAGGGGCTCTCGCCCATCGGCCGCCTGGTCTCGTGGGCGTTCGTGGGCGTGGAGCCGAAGATCATGGGTATCGGACCCGCTCCGGCCGCCCGCGCCGCCCTCGACAGGGCGGGCCTCGCGCTCGACGACATGGAACTGGTCGAGGTCAACGAGGCGTTCGCGCCGCAGTACGCGTCCGTCGAGCGTGATCTGGGACTGGACCCGGAAAGCACCAACGTCAATGGCGGGGCCATCGCCATCACGCATCCGCTGGCGGCCTCGGGAACCCGCCTCACCATCCACCTGCTTCACGAACTGAGGAGGCGCGGCGCGCGCTACGGGCTGGGCTCCGCGTGCATCGGGGGCGGCCAGGGCGGGGCCGTGGTCGTCGAAGCCTTCTCCTGA
- a CDS encoding DUF721 domain-containing protein, protein MSETREEIARILAGRSRAARAGGEREGAAEGVPGPSRPSVYRAGAAGSTPRGPEKVGDVLERVLRRRGLAREMEYQKLLEDWPRLVGPGLARMTRARSVRDGVLVVEVPSSSWAMELNLRRRQIMARLNAGRSVRIKRVMFVLSAGDDEAGGW, encoded by the coding sequence GTGAGCGAGACCCGCGAGGAGATCGCGCGCATCCTGGCCGGCCGAAGCCGCGCGGCCCGTGCGGGCGGCGAACGGGAGGGAGCCGCCGAGGGAGTGCCGGGCCCGTCGAGGCCGAGCGTGTACCGGGCGGGCGCCGCCGGTTCCACGCCGCGGGGTCCGGAGAAGGTCGGAGACGTTCTCGAGCGTGTGCTCCGGCGCCGGGGGCTCGCCAGAGAGATGGAGTATCAGAAGCTGCTGGAGGACTGGCCCCGGCTGGTTGGCCCGGGTCTGGCGCGCATGACCCGGGCGCGCTCGGTCAGGGACGGCGTGCTGGTCGTGGAGGTTCCGTCGTCGTCGTGGGCCATGGAGCTCAACCTGCGCAGGCGGCAGATCATGGCGCGCCTGAACGCGGGCCGGAGCGTTCGCATCAAGCGGGTGATGTTCGTGCTCTCCGCCGGTGATGACGAGGCGGGTGGATGGTGA
- the rpsU gene encoding 30S ribosomal protein S21, with protein MEVLIQEGENLERALRRFKRKVQRSGLYSELRKRRFYEKPSAQRKRKREAAIRRERRRQRRTSSRR; from the coding sequence TTGGAAGTCTTGATTCAGGAAGGCGAGAATCTGGAGCGGGCGCTTCGACGCTTCAAGCGCAAGGTACAGCGATCCGGGCTCTACTCCGAGTTGCGCAAACGGCGCTTCTACGAGAAGCCGAGCGCGCAACGCAAGCGGAAGAGGGAAGCCGCAATCCGCCGCGAACGGCGGCGTCAGAGGCGAACCTCGTCCCGGCGCTGA
- a CDS encoding zinc ribbon domain-containing protein, whose translation MTPPTTGPDHPVTASDLPGRLFAALVREIRTQWPEYLDSRFTVAEIYQNLIPWRSHRNAMDIATSAEYEQALLRLLAGEGDYLALESQAARQEIQAELEARFPNTGLYRDFAAVGVRLNPSRLPARDGGPGHTETSASNVLDQDTLAVAEREPDAAPGITAPAAARAQADDGAAAGQVCSGCDRELPDIEGVRFCPFCGQDARIIACSACGMRVEAEWSYCVGCGRRARRA comes from the coding sequence ATGACCCCCCCGACGACCGGCCCCGACCACCCCGTGACCGCCTCCGATCTCCCCGGCCGCCTGTTCGCCGCCCTCGTGCGCGAGATTCGGACACAGTGGCCGGAGTACCTCGATTCGCGCTTCACGGTTGCCGAGATCTACCAGAACCTCATTCCCTGGCGCAGCCACCGGAACGCCATGGACATCGCCACCAGCGCCGAGTACGAGCAGGCGCTGCTTCGCCTGCTGGCGGGCGAGGGCGACTACCTGGCGCTGGAGTCGCAGGCCGCACGGCAAGAGATCCAGGCCGAACTGGAGGCCCGCTTTCCCAACACGGGGCTGTATCGAGATTTTGCCGCGGTGGGGGTTCGTCTCAACCCGAGCCGGCTGCCGGCGCGCGATGGTGGCCCCGGGCACACCGAGACGTCCGCTTCGAACGTCCTGGATCAGGACACGCTCGCGGTGGCGGAGCGGGAGCCGGACGCGGCGCCCGGGATCACCGCGCCCGCGGCAGCCCGGGCGCAGGCCGATGACGGAGCAGCGGCGGGGCAGGTGTGTTCGGGATGCGACCGGGAACTGCCGGACATCGAGGGGGTGCGCTTCTGTCCGTTCTGCGGCCAGGACGCGCGCATCATCGCATGTTCCGCATGCGGGATGAGGGTGGAAGCCGAATGGTCCTATTGCGTCGGATGCGGGAGGCGCGCCCGGCGTGCGTGA
- a CDS encoding DNA replication/repair protein RecF codes for MRLSRISLYHFRNLGEQELEFPPEGVAIVGPNAHGKTNLLEAIYYLETFRSFRAAKDEQLTAFGQPVFRLAGRFAGEGEQVEVTAAFQRAGPRKKVTVDGHEPDRLGDALGRTAAVVFAPSDVKVVAGGPAERRRFLDIVLSLASPGYLRALQQYRLVLAQRNAALRARSDRAAVAAWDDPLTSLGARVMGARRDWIAGSAETFRALYREISGGRSAHMSYQPSVADAVEAEAGDLPERFARALERSRGRERRLATTVVGPHRDEMGISLAADSGDLDLRTFGSGGQQRTGALSLRLTEAATVREVRGKTPILLLDDVFSELDEGRSRRILDLIEENLRHQVILTAPREADIQVRRESLPRWRVENGVFST; via the coding sequence GTGCGCCTGAGCCGGATTTCCCTGTATCACTTCCGCAACCTCGGCGAGCAGGAACTGGAGTTTCCGCCCGAGGGCGTCGCCATCGTGGGCCCCAACGCGCACGGCAAGACCAACCTGCTGGAGGCCATCTACTATCTTGAGACGTTCCGTTCGTTCCGCGCGGCGAAGGACGAGCAGCTGACGGCCTTCGGGCAGCCCGTCTTCCGTCTGGCCGGCCGCTTTGCGGGGGAGGGCGAACAGGTGGAGGTGACGGCAGCCTTCCAGCGCGCCGGACCGCGCAAGAAGGTGACCGTCGACGGACACGAGCCCGACCGCCTGGGCGACGCCCTGGGACGCACGGCCGCCGTCGTTTTCGCTCCCTCGGACGTGAAGGTGGTGGCCGGGGGACCCGCCGAACGGCGCAGATTCCTCGACATCGTGCTCTCGCTGGCGTCGCCGGGTTACCTGCGCGCGCTTCAGCAGTACCGGCTCGTGCTCGCCCAGCGCAACGCGGCGCTCAGGGCGCGAAGCGACCGCGCGGCCGTGGCCGCCTGGGACGACCCGCTCACGTCGCTCGGCGCGAGGGTCATGGGCGCGCGGCGCGACTGGATCGCGGGCTCGGCGGAGACATTCCGCGCCCTGTACCGTGAGATCTCCGGTGGGAGGTCCGCGCACATGTCCTACCAGCCCTCCGTAGCCGACGCGGTGGAGGCGGAGGCCGGAGATCTGCCGGAGCGGTTCGCGCGGGCCCTGGAGCGTTCGCGTGGCCGCGAGAGGAGGCTTGCGACCACGGTGGTCGGGCCGCACCGCGACGAGATGGGGATTAGCCTCGCGGCCGACTCGGGGGACCTCGATCTCCGCACCTTCGGCTCCGGGGGCCAGCAGCGCACCGGGGCGCTTTCCCTTCGCCTCACCGAGGCCGCCACCGTGCGCGAGGTGCGCGGGAAGACGCCCATCCTCCTGCTGGACGACGTGTTCTCGGAGTTGGACGAGGGCCGGTCGCGGCGCATCCTGGACCTCATCGAGGAGAATCTGCGCCATCAGGTGATCCTCACCGCGCCCAGGGAGGCGGATATCCAGGTGCGGCGTGAATCGCTCCCGCGCTGGCGCGTCGAGAACGGAGTGTTCAGCACGTGA
- the ssb gene encoding single-stranded DNA-binding protein translates to MSRSLNKVTLIGNVGSDPDIRMTPSGTKVAKFSVATNETFNDRSGRQQERTQWHRLTFFGRLSDVVEQWVKKGDRLYVEGRIEYSQTQTPQGETRYWTDIIVREMIMLGSGGRTPEMGDAGGRPQRSGADAARRGGRMQEPDDDLPF, encoded by the coding sequence ATGAGCCGCTCGCTGAACAAGGTCACCCTCATCGGCAACGTCGGCTCGGATCCCGACATCCGCATGACGCCTTCCGGCACCAAGGTGGCGAAGTTCTCCGTCGCTACCAACGAGACCTTCAACGACCGCTCGGGGCGCCAGCAGGAGCGCACGCAGTGGCACCGTCTCACCTTCTTCGGACGGCTTTCCGACGTCGTCGAGCAGTGGGTGAAGAAGGGAGACCGCCTGTACGTCGAAGGCCGGATCGAGTACTCGCAGACCCAGACCCCGCAGGGAGAGACGCGCTACTGGACCGACATCATTGTGCGGGAAATGATCATGCTCGGGTCGGGAGGCAGGACGCCCGAGATGGGCGACGCGGGAGGCCGCCCGCAGCGGTCGGGCGCAGATGCGGCAAGGCGCGGCGGACGGATGCAGGAGCCCGACGACGATCTGCCCTTCTAA
- a CDS encoding isocitrate/isopropylmalate family dehydrogenase — translation MREAGGGAARVAVIPGDGIGVDVTREAVRCFRAAADLHGAAVDFVHWDLGAERYLRDGVTVTDDEIRRLADNYDAILLGALGDPRVPDNRHIRDILLGLRFRLDLYVNFRPCELLDPRYCPLSEVPAGGIHIDIFRESTEGAYVNMGGHFKKGTPDEIAIQEDVNTRKGVERLVRAAFEYARAEGSRRVTMVDKANALPAAGALWRRTYDDVRAEYGEIESDVMLVDAMAMDLVRRPGRYSVLVTSNLFGDIISDLAAEVTGGLGMAPSGTLHPGRHALFEPVHGSAPDIAGSGRANPVAAVRSAALMARHLGHDAVAGDIDRAVRLALAEGQVTPDLGGTLTTAAAGGAICDRLSGP, via the coding sequence GTGCGTGAGGCTGGGGGCGGGGCGGCGCGGGTTGCGGTCATTCCCGGAGACGGCATCGGGGTTGACGTCACCCGTGAGGCGGTACGCTGTTTTCGGGCGGCGGCCGATCTGCACGGCGCCGCGGTCGACTTCGTCCACTGGGACCTGGGGGCCGAGCGCTACCTGCGCGACGGCGTGACCGTCACCGACGACGAAATCCGCCGCCTCGCGGACAACTACGACGCCATTCTTCTGGGCGCGCTGGGAGATCCCCGGGTGCCCGACAACCGCCACATCCGCGACATACTCCTGGGACTCCGGTTTCGCCTCGACCTCTACGTCAATTTCCGGCCCTGCGAGCTGCTCGATCCCCGCTACTGCCCGCTGAGTGAGGTTCCCGCCGGCGGGATCCACATCGACATCTTCCGCGAGAGTACGGAAGGCGCCTACGTGAACATGGGCGGGCACTTCAAGAAGGGCACTCCCGATGAGATCGCGATCCAGGAGGATGTGAATACGCGCAAGGGGGTGGAGCGCCTGGTGCGGGCCGCCTTCGAGTACGCGCGCGCCGAGGGGAGCCGCCGGGTGACGATGGTCGACAAGGCCAACGCCCTTCCCGCCGCGGGCGCGCTCTGGCGCCGGACGTACGACGACGTGCGTGCCGAATACGGGGAGATCGAGAGCGACGTCATGCTGGTGGACGCCATGGCCATGGATCTGGTGCGCCGCCCGGGACGCTACTCCGTGCTGGTCACGTCGAATCTTTTCGGAGACATCATCAGCGACCTTGCCGCGGAAGTGACCGGGGGGCTCGGCATGGCGCCTTCGGGGACGCTGCACCCCGGGCGTCATGCCCTGTTCGAGCCCGTGCACGGCTCGGCTCCGGACATCGCCGGCAGCGGACGGGCCAACCCGGTCGCCGCTGTCCGCTCGGCGGCTCTCATGGCCCGCCACCTGGGCCACGACGCGGTCGCCGGAGACATCGACCGTGCCGTCCGGCTCGCCCTCGCCGAGGGCCAGGTCACCCCGGATCTGGGTGGTACGCTCACGACTGCGGCGGCCGGGGGAGCCATATGTGACCGGCTCAGCGGGCCATAG
- a CDS encoding enoyl-CoA hydratase-related protein encodes MPERQYVRLERDQEIAIVTIDRRRKLNALNPRVVAEIGDAFEALREDGGVRGVVLTGAGEKAFVAGADIGVLAEMTPLSAVEVSRRGQEVLALIERFPKPVMAAVGGFALGGGCELAMACHLRIASSNARFGLPEVTLGIVPGYGGTIRLARIVGLGRALEMTLTGDMIDAATAERFGLVSRVVERAELLDAAVALMRKITKNAPVALRFALESIYSALDSAEADAHAFESSLFGVLAATGDMREGMDAFLERRKANFQGR; translated from the coding sequence ATGCCGGAACGGCAATACGTGCGTCTCGAGCGGGACCAGGAGATCGCGATCGTAACCATCGACCGCAGGCGAAAGCTGAATGCCCTCAACCCCCGCGTGGTTGCCGAGATCGGGGATGCGTTCGAAGCGTTGCGCGAGGACGGCGGCGTGCGCGGCGTCGTGCTGACGGGCGCCGGCGAGAAGGCCTTCGTGGCGGGAGCGGACATCGGGGTGCTTGCGGAGATGACCCCTCTTTCCGCCGTGGAGGTGAGTCGCCGGGGGCAGGAAGTCCTGGCGCTCATCGAGCGCTTTCCGAAGCCGGTGATGGCGGCGGTCGGGGGCTTCGCCCTCGGCGGAGGATGCGAGCTGGCGATGGCCTGCCACCTGCGCATCGCATCGTCCAATGCTCGCTTCGGACTTCCGGAGGTCACGCTGGGCATCGTCCCCGGATACGGCGGCACCATTCGCCTCGCCCGCATCGTCGGGCTGGGGCGGGCGCTGGAGATGACGCTCACGGGCGACATGATCGACGCCGCGACCGCGGAGCGCTTCGGGCTGGTCTCGCGGGTGGTCGAGCGGGCGGAGCTGCTGGACGCCGCGGTCGCGCTGATGCGCAAGATCACGAAGAACGCGCCGGTCGCGCTCCGGTTCGCCCTCGAGTCCATCTACTCCGCGCTCGACAGCGCCGAGGCGGATGCGCACGCCTTCGAGTCCTCGCTCTTCGGCGTGCTGGCGGCCACCGGGGACATGCGCGAGGGAATGGACGCGTTTCTGGAGCGGCGAAAGGCGAACTTCCAGGGACGTTGA